One genomic segment of Plasmodium vinckei vinckei genome assembly, chromosome: PVVCY_03 includes these proteins:
- a CDS encoding CIR protein PIR protein, with translation MAKEVCKIFHDVDECFMDDKPDFNKINKIGNYMQDCYNNNPSEPHKCKENLQVIIALCSHLFIELQKISNGPQKRENNDNQYVEYVMMWLGYRLFQTETYNSTILRNFYNNHLMKSDIFNKHTDLIKKTEHLKEVNLYYMWRYYELFKEVCYMTLKYSPNKLDMRKIQNDFKVFQKKYKILYNNINECNSYLILLNSIKVAYGQFKKNLIKNAPNHKVKELHSNLKDLSPRIKLDKGATSGFISRGCKNVNSKAVNKPFKPGSKVPKAKPAESSPRPRQSQKPEEPATKSAASGERPPTSSSPSLQKVLPEPPQVPQPQVQVPVPPAKPESTKPKTEGSSPSKSSQPALSSVPSTELKQPKLQPTSPSLETQPSVSDTTTQKGSHDSQGVSNGGADPLPKQENTSKGPDSDQHNSPGQIKEQGGDTTDKPERPQDGQQENSGSKQENSIDVPKNDTEMKTPPLNVPSTSIKSPSQGAPEDPKKTKTGDKDSSILPQIKDQQGKSSPSGLPAMPSKVLQNDNSHQSRQITDSHIPGGVSPPSVSESKDTDNIKEPKENKQGTVGDEQKDLGGGIGNETNLQSNPIIHTPIPGTNQGGGSVGSGSGIKGNGITGIDDGYVLKKYKKIVISIIVILIPITLTILYKYLSFGRRKELKKKTNMKKVINSIGGKKQIQIIIKSSNQKKNTKKSINSVYKEKSPSLNIYKLMQAGPVPFINLFFLLIFFVYKRKDDSLEL, from the exons ATGGCTAAGGAAGTG tgtaaaatatttcacgATGTTGATGAGTGTTTTATGGATGACAAGCctgattttaataaaataaataaaattgggAATTACATGCAGGACtgctataataataatccaTCAGAACCACATAAATGTAAAGAGAATCTTCAAGTAATTATAGCTCTATGCTCACATCTATTTATtgaattacaaaaaatttcCAATGGGCCACAGAAAcgtgaaaataatgataaccAATATGTTGAGTACGTTATGATGTGGCTAGGTTATAGATTATTTCAAACAGAAACTTATAATTCAACAATCTTAAggaatttttataataatcatttaatgaaatcggatatatttaataaacataccgatttaataaagaaaacaGAGCATTTAAAGGAGGTCaatctttattatatgtggCGATATTATGAGTTATTTAAAGAAGTATGCTATATGACTTTGAAATATTCACCAAATAAACTCGATATGAGAAAAATTCAAAACGATTTTAAAGTTTTTCAAAAGAAGTATAAAAttctttataataatattaacgAATGCAATTCAtatcttattttattaaatagtaTAAAAGTAGCATATGgccaatttaaaaaaaatcttaTTAAGAATGCTCCAAATCACAAAGTAAAAGAACTACATTCTAATCTTAAAGATCTTAGCCCTAGAATAAAATTAGATAAAGGAGCTACATCTGGATTTATTTCCCGAGGATGCAAAAACGTAAATTCAAAGGCTGTGAACAAACCCTTCAAACCTGGGTCAAAAGTTCCAAAAGCTAAACCAGCGGAATCATCACCACGTCCACGTCAATCACAAAAACCAGAAGAGCCAGCTACAAAATCAGCAGCATCAGGTGAACGACCACCGACATCATCATCACCATCGCTGCAGAAAGTACTACCAGAACCACCACAGGTACCACAGCCACAAGTACAAGTACCTGTACCACCTGCAAAACCAGAATCTACAAAACCTAAAACAGAGGGATCATCACCCTCAAAATCATCACAACCAGCGTTATCATCAGTACCATCGACAGAATTAAAACAACCAAAACTACAACCAACATCACCATCGCTAGAAACACAGCCATCAGTATCGGACACAACGACTCAAAAAGGATCACACGATTCTCAAGGTGTATCAAATGGTGGAGCTGATCCATTACCAAAGCAAGAGAATACATCAAAAGGTCCAGATAGTGACCAACATAATTCACCAGGTCAAATAAAAGAGCAAGGGGGCGATACAACAGATAAACCAGAGCGACCACAAGATGGTCAACAGGAAAATTCAGGCTCTAAACAAGAAAATTCAATTGATGTGCCAAAAAATGATACAGAAATGAAAACCCCCCCACTGAATGTCCCCTCGACAAGTATCAAATCACCAAGTCAAGGAGCACCAGAAGAtccaaaaaaaacgaaaacaGGGGATAAGGATAGTTCTATTCTACCACAAATAAAGGACCAACAAGGAAAATCCTCACCATCTGGGCTGCCTGCAATGCCTTCAAAGGTGTtacaaaatgataattcACACCAATCACGTCAAATAACGGATTCACATATTCCTGGAGGTGTATCACCTCCCTCAGTTAGTGAATCAAAGGATACAGACAATATTAAAGAACCTAAAGAAAACAAACAAGGAACTGTAGGGGATGAACAAAAAGATTTAGGAGGGGGAATAGGAAATGAAACGAATCTCCAAAGCAATCCAATCATCCATACCCCAATTCCAGGTACCAATCAAGGAGGTGGATCAGTAGGTTCGGGTAGTGGAATAAAAGGAAATGGAATAACAGGAATAGATGATGgatatgtattaaaaaaatacaaaaaaattgtaatttCAATTATAGTTATTCTAATACCCATTACTTTAACTATTCTGTACAAg TATTTGTCATTTGGGCGGAGAAAggaattgaaaaaaaaaacaaacatgAAAAAGGTTATAAATTCAATTGgaggaaaaaaacaaatacaaataattataaaatcatctaatcaaaaaaagaatactAAAAAATCTATAAATTCCGTTTATAAGGAAAAATCTCcatcattaaatatatacaaacttATGCAGGCTGGTCCTGTGCcgtttattaatttattttttttgttgattttttttgtttataaaagaaaagacGATTCTTTGgaattataa
- a CDS encoding fam-b protein: MITSILKYVLLSIMICSFEYTQNELYYANERSIYLQSSVINFRNNRTLADADNQFDLNHFYESALDFVNVYNAYNDDDKEMACLLNMINSHVNKNKENNTLPNLNNISEEAKKLIYELQNELEEAKKELENLRNGKLEIQPIQDKNITEQDEYNSVSEHEGIKQLENEENFLEIKGDNFEDKYCEIISSNNYKKIKTNQKLIESGRKCIMASLTYIVSCILYISAGWSGFTIMHVPYIASIFIKWYKFIKLEIKKKQYT; encoded by the exons atgataaccagtattttaaaatatgttttgttATCAATTATGATTTGCTCTTTTGAATATACCCAAAAT GAATTATACTATGCAAACGAGAGAAGCATATACCTTCAGAGTAgtgtaataaattttagaAATAATAGGACATTAGCAGATGCAGATAATCAATTCgatttaaatcatttttacGAATCAGCTTTGGATTTtgtaaatgtatataatgcCTACAATGATGATGACAAAGAAATGGCATGCCTtctaaatatgataaattcACATGTAAATAagaataaagaaaataatacattaccaaatttaaataatataagtgAAGAAGCGAAAAAGTTAATATATGAACTTCAAAATGAATTAGAAGAAGCAAAAAAAGAGCTTGAAAATTTAAGGAATGGCAAATTAGAAATACAACCGATACAAGATAAAAACATAACAGAACAAGATGAATATAATTCTGTATCAGAACATGAAGGCATTAAACAATtggaaaatgaagaaaatttCTTGGAGATTAAAGGTGATAATTTTGAAGATAAATATTGTGAAATTATATCaagtaataattataagaaaataaaaacgaaTCAAAAGTTAATAGAATCAGGACGAAAATGCATCATGGCGAGTTTGACATATATAGTATCTtgtattttgtatattagCGCAGGATGGAGTGGGTTTACAATAATGCATGTACCGTATATAgcttctatatttattaaatggtacaaatttattaaattagaaataaaaaaaaaacaatatacaTAA